In the Arachis ipaensis cultivar K30076 chromosome B10, Araip1.1, whole genome shotgun sequence genome, one interval contains:
- the LOC107620177 gene encoding putative F-box protein At1g67623 yields the protein MVASNSIEDLFNMQATCRLFASACNFDAVYRHALVSVLPIACFLDYSGTPAMTFLRRCARARNPAAMLHVRMSHLFWCGHRRGGIRTLTEAAELGDVEACYISAMLLLSLGDKTDDEIRRGFKFFCVVRESGAVERCRDVFTQVFAGPWSDIPPADPEEPVSCRSGSCRTRGSIGDGSDLSSVACVQCLAEYEVRKFLGTYCV from the coding sequence ATGGTTGCATCGAATTCGATTGAGGATCTGTTCAACATGCAGGCGACTTGCAGGTTATTTGCATCTGCATGCAATTTCGATGCCGTGTACAGGCATGCCTTGGTGTCGGTGTTGCCGATCGCTTGCTTCCTGGACTACTCTGGGACGCCTGCAATGACCTTTCTGCGTCGATGCGCCAGAGCACGGAATCCGGCCGCTATGCTCCACGTTAGGATGTCTCATTTATTCTGGTGTGGCCACCGCAGAGGTGGCATACGGACCCTGACCGAGGCAGCAGAGTTGGGCGATGTGGAGGCCTGCTACATCTCTGCGATGCTACTTCTGTCGCTTGGTGACAAAACAGATGATGAGATCCGCCGTGGATTCAAATTTTTTTGCGTGGTTCGTGAGTCCGGCGCAGTCGAAAGGTGCAGGGATGTCTTCACGCAGGTGTTCGCCGGCCCGTGGTCCGATATACCCCCGGCGGACCCAGAAGAGCCTGTGTCATGCCGTTCCGGTAGTTGCCGTACCCGTGGGAGCATTGGTGATGGGAGTGATTTGTCCAGTGTGGCGTGTGTGCAATGCTTGGCCGAGTACGAGGTGCGAAAGTTCTTGGGGACTTATTGCGTTTAA